A single region of the Triticum dicoccoides isolate Atlit2015 ecotype Zavitan chromosome 2B, WEW_v2.0, whole genome shotgun sequence genome encodes:
- the LOC119361464 gene encoding wall-associated receptor kinase 3-like — translation MIGMPDCDTTCGNVSVPYPFGVGPPRCYHSPGFNLSCDCRSDPPWLLLGDGGMLQVDHISLLESKVLVKRTAGVSGSFRVNLRPYRLSAGSGSGSGSGAGNELILTGCNVRATLKNGDATIGGCSSLCDDGDGPLLSRPESRMLCSGIGCCHVAIVVNHQTAAVFSYDVQLEWFGRNRSADEARMPARVFVASEGWVEQRRVLNRLLKIPSKDAPAVAAVPLWLDWEVGVGGATAGSNSECHVGTGGATAGSNSRCKEGYHGNPYITDGCKDINECELPEDYPCPGDGICRNTDGGFDCECPPGTHGNASSPGGYCIPFASVKGANGGPSCNRSCGDVAVPYPFGIGPEYCYRPGFNLTCDYGSSSSSDQPPRLLLDGYGAFQVQNISIENATVSVTSSVTVIDAVSRRPYSFHLGDYFTGHGDAFYALSAGNELYQLSARNELILVGCNVQATLLGGSSIITGCATFCSEDEPERMPIANNGGDNKNCYGVGCCQAHISSSKDDMSNELRLIFRFADHEQNVLRPPYALIAEQGWFDNRNVTHQQVQALGHNSRSAPKVPLVLHWEVLQSAGLPAADANSYPDCAAEAAADICKDKHSFCLPGNRGYSCQCMLGHGNPYLVDGGCEDLSVSNVGEQRCKINQLNLKLLQSLGGGLFIWFGIIISMTCIGIFYCLLQVKLDVLRGNALKRKFFKLNHGQLLKRLISQRAGVAERMIMTLKELEKATQNFDKDLEVGSGGHGTVYKGILLDQHVVAIKKPNRILQREIDEFINEVVILSQINHRNVVKLYGCCLETEVPMLVYEFISNGTLYEHLHVEEPESLSWSNRLRIVMEAAKSLAYLHTAASTPIIHRDIKSTNILLDDTLTAKVADFGASKHIPVDISRVTTRAQGTRGYWDPMYFYTGRLTEKSDVYSFGVVLVELLTRKKPFSYSSSEDEGLVEHFVTLFKEGNLLQILDPQVIEEGGKEVQEVSCIAVACVQLRREDRPTMREVELTLEAAHTSRKQTLDIAFPSTKVESNIKGSTRRHSMEQEFISSAEYPR, via the exons ATGATAGGGATGCCGGACTGCGACACAACCTGCGGCAACGTGAGCGTGCCGTATCCGTTCGGGGTGGGCCCACCCCGTTGCTACCACTCGCCGGGGTTCAACCTCAGCTGCGACTGCAGAAGTGACCCCCCTTGGCTGCTGCTCGGCGACGGCGGCATGCTGCAAGTCGACCACATCAGCCTGTTGGAGTCCAAGGTTCTTGTCAAACGCACCGCCGGCGTCAGCGGCTCGTTCCGCGTTAACCTCCGGCCCTACAGGCTGTCAgctggctcaggctcaggctcaggctcaggCGCCGGGAATGAGCTCATTCTGACAGGCTGCAACGTCCGGGCAACGCTCAAGAACGGAGACGCCACTATAGGCGGCTGCTCCTCCTTGTGCGACGACGGAGACGGGCCCTTGCTGTCCAGGCCTGAGAGCCGCATGCTCTGCTCCGGCATAGGCTGCTGCCACGTGGCCATCGTCGTCAACCACCAGACGGCGGCGGTTTTCTCCTACGACGTGCAGCTGGAGTGGTTCGGTCGGAACCGCAGCGCCGACGAGGCACGGATGCCGGCGCGAGTGTTCGTGGCCAGCGAGGGATGGGTCGAGCAGAGGCGGGTTTTAAACCGTCTGTTGAAAATCCCCTCCAAGGACGCTCCGGCGGTGGCGGCAGTGCCCCTTTGGCTGGACTGGGAGGTCGGCGTGGGCGGTGCTACGGCTGGCAGCAACAGCGAGTGCCACGTAGGTACGGGCGGTGCTACGGCTGGCAGCAACAGCCGGTGTAAAGAAGGTTACCATGGCAATCCCTACATCACCGACGGATGCAAAG ATATCAACGAGTGCGAGCTGCCAGAAGACTACCCGTGCCCCGGTGACGGTATATGCAGGAACACGGACGGAGGGTTCGACTGCGAATGCCCGCCAGGAACCCATGGGAACGCATCGTCTCCCGGTGGATACTGCATCCCTTTCGCCTCGGTCAAAGGTGCCAATG GCGGTCCTAGCTGCAACAGGTCATGCGGAGACGTGGCCGTGCCGTACCCGTTCGGCATCGGCCCGGAGTACTGCTACCGTCCAGGTTTCAACCTCACCTGCGACtatggaagcagcagcagcagcgatcaACCCCCACGGCTGCTGCTCGACGGCTACGGGGCCTTCCAAGTCCAAAACATCTCCATCGAGAACGCCACAGTGAGCGTCACCAGCTCCGTCACCGTCATCGACGCCGTCTCCAGACGTCCTTACTCATTCCATCTCGGTGATTATTTCACGGGCCATGGGGACGCGTTCTACGCACTGTCGGCCGGCAACGAGTTGTACCAATTGTCGGCCCGCAACGAGCTCATCCTCGTGGGGTGTAACGTCCAGGCGACATTGCTTGGGGGTTCGAGCATCATCACTGGCTGCGCCACCTTCTGCTCTGAGGACGAACCTGAAAGGATGCCAATTGCAAACAACGGCGGCGACAACAAGAACTGCTATGGCGTGGGCTGCTGCCAGGCGCACATCTCTTCGTCCAAGGACGACATGTCCAACGAGCTGAGGCTCATCTTCAGATTCGCCGATCACGAGCAAAATGTGTTGCGGCCCCCTTACGCGCTGATCGCGGAGCAAGGGTGGTTCGACAACCGCAACGTCACCCATCAGCAGGTGCAGGCGCTTGGACACAACTCAAGGTCTGCGCCCAAGGTTCCTTTGGTTTTACACTGGGAGGTGTTGCAATCGGCAGGCTTACCCGCTGCTGACGCCAACTCGTATCCCGATTGTGCTGCGGAGGCGGCTGCCGATATCTGCAAGGACAAGCACAGCTTTTGCCTACCAGGGAACAGAGGCTACAGTTGCCAATGTATGTTAGGCCACGGTAACCCTTACCTCGTCGACGGTGGCTGCGAAG ATTTAAGTGTGTCGAATGTTGGTGAGCAACGCTGCAAGATCAATCAACTTAATTTGAAACTACTG CAAAGTCTTGGTGGGG GTTTATTTATCTGGTTTGGAATTATCATTTCTATGACATGCATCGGGATATTCTATTGTTTACTTCAAGTGAAACTAGATGTTTTGAGGGGAAATGCGTTAAAACGGAAGTTCTTCAAGCTAAATCATGGACAATTGTTGAAACGGTTGATATCTCAAAGGGCTGGTGTTGCAGAAAGAATGATAATGACCTTGAAAGAGCTAGAGAAGGCAACACAAAATTTTGACAAAGATCTTGAGGTTGGCAGCGGGGGCCATGGTACCGTTTACAAAGGAATTTTACTCGACCAACATGTTGTAGCCATCAAGAAACCAAACAGAATATTACAGAGAGAGATTGATGAATTTATCAATGAGGTTGTCATCCTATCACAAATCAACCATAGAAATGTAGTAAAACTCTATGGTTGCTGCCTTGAAACTGAAGTTCCGATGTTAGTCTATGAATTCATATCCAATGGGACCCTTTATGAGCATCTTCATGTCGAAGAACCAGAATCACTGTCTTGGAGCAACAGGTTGAGGATAGTCATGGAGGCTGCCAAATCTCTCGCATATCTTCACACGGctgcttcaacacctatcatccatAGAGATATCAAGTCTACTAACATACTTCTGGATGATACTCTAACAGCAAAGGTGGCAGATTTTGGAGCTTCAAAGCATATTCCAGTAGATATATCTAGGGTTACAACAAGGGCTCAAGGTACGAGAGGATACTGGGATCCTATGTACTTTTACACAGGGAGACTCACCGAGAAAAGTGATGTTTACAGCTTTGGAGTTGTCCTTGTGGAACTGCTAACTAGAAAGAAACCATTTTCATATTCATCCTCAGAAGACGAGGGTCTTGTTGAACATTTTGTTACCTTGTTTAAAGAAGGCAATTTGCTCCAGATATTAGATCCACAAGTTATTGAGGAAGGAGGCAAAGAAGTCCAAGAAGTGTCCTGTATAGCAGTAGCATGCGTACAATTAAGAAGAGAGGATCGTCCGACCATGAGAGAAGTGGAGTTGACGCTTGAAGCCGCACACACATCGAGAAAGCAAACTTTGGATATTGCATTCCCATCTACAAAAGTCGAAAGCAACATTAAGGGGTCGACCAGACGACACAGTATGGAACAAGAGTTCATATCATCTGCAGAGTATCCTCGGTAG